A DNA window from Drosophila sechellia strain sech25 chromosome X, ASM438219v1, whole genome shotgun sequence contains the following coding sequences:
- the LOC6618010 gene encoding uncharacterized protein LOC6618010 — MGLYKLLQPSEIFKNHEMEQCIAWIFALLCILHSLRGTSSTTYEVLGDDKTLDIVCDASEDRGNTPIRQILDISGLTVDMAADLETLYFNGDIKVLIDVPNNPMEMEVDVFRWERSEWIPTTLAMKRNNFCKSLSNPMELWYPIFMKVPKEEMICPPKKGHVYRLANVSNHVFVRNMPRANIAGDAKAVVHLTSGDMKTCAVIFFKIYASDD; from the exons ATGGGGCTGTATAAATTGTTGCAACCATCGGAGATCTTCAAAAACCACGAAATGGAGCAGTGCATCGCCTGGATTTTTGCCTTGCTATGCATTCTGCACTCCCTTCGAGGAACTTCC aGCACCACCTACGAGGTACTGGGCGATGACAAGACCTTGGATATTGTGTGCGATGCTTCCGAGGATAGGGGCAACACACCGATTCGACAGATTTTGGACATTAGCGGCTTGACTGTCGATATGGCCGCCGATCTGGAGACCCTGTACTTCAATGGCGACATCAAGGTGCTGATTGATGTGCCCAACAATCCGATGGAAATGGAGGTCGATGTATTCCGCTGGGAGCGCAGCGAGTGGATTCCCACCACGCTTGCCATGAAGAGGAATAACTTCTGCAAGTCCTTGTCAAATCCCATGGAGCTCTGGTATCCCATATTTATGAAAGTACCCAAGGAGGAGATGATTTGTCCGCCGAAAAAGGGG CACGTCTACAGGCTGGCCAATGTGAGCAATCACGTGTTTGTGAGGAATATGCCCCGTGCGAACATTGCCGGAGATGCGAAGGCCGTGGTCCATCTGACCTCGGGAGATATGAAGACCTGTGCGGTGATCTTCTTCAAGATCTACGCCTCGGACGATTGA
- the LOC6618011 gene encoding uncharacterized protein LOC6618011 — MKIFEEIGNQFCRVVRNNLNIPLSVCETRSVWKFSSSHEAMVFFCTLGFGILGVILHFIDFMNLFFGAMRLGPIRILTNKNFLMLTAWLLVIYAMVFIKPCFIYPFLVLSGIILAIDLFVLVLDIVRRVRISLDRKVTIWNMMLNLCFVVYVQAILNNQDYF, encoded by the exons ATGAAAATCTTCGAAGAGATCGGTAATCAGTTTTGCCGCGTTGTGCGCAACAACCTAAATATACCCCTATCAGTTTGCGAAACACGCTCCGTTTGGAAATTCTCGAGCAGTCACGAGGCAATGGTATTCTTCTGTACCCTCGGCTTCGGTATCCTTGGCGTG atattacattttattgatttcatGAACCTTTTCTTCGGAGCAATGCGTTTGGGGCCAATCAGAATcttgacaaacaaaaactttttaatgctGACAGCGTGGTTATTAGTGATATACGCCATGGTATTT ATCAAGCCGTGTTTCATATATCCCTTTCTTGTGCTTTCTGGCATCATCTTGGCCATCGATTTGTTCGTCCTGGTATTAGATATCGTGCGACGTGTCAGGATATCACTGGACCGCAAGGTGACCATTTGGAATATGATGCTTAACTTGTGCTTTGTTGTTTACGTACAGGCAATCCTCAACAATCAGGACTACTTTTAG
- the LOC6618012 gene encoding uncharacterized protein LOC6618012 translates to MKIFEEIGNQFCRVVRNNLNIPLSVCETRSVWKFSSSHEAMVFFCTLGFGILGVILHFIDFMNLFFGAMRLGPIRILTNKNFLMLTAWLLVIYAMVFIKPCFIYPFLVLSGIILAIDLFVLVLDIVRRVRISLDRKVTIWNMMLNLCFVVYVQAILNNQDYF, encoded by the exons ATGAAAATCTTCGAAGAGATCGGTAATCAGTTTTGCCGCGTTGTGCGCAACAACCTAAATATACCCCTATCAGTTTGCGAAACACGCTCCGTTTGGAAATTCTCGAGCAGTCACGAGGCAATGGTATTCTTCTGTACCCTCGGCTTCGGTATCCTTGGCGTG atattacattttattgatttcatGAACCTTTTCTTCGGAGCAATGCGTTTGGGGCCAATCAGAATCttgacaaacaaaaattttttaatGCTGACAGCGTGGTTATTAGTGATATACGCCATGGTATTT ATCAAGCCGTGTTTCATATATCCCTTTCTTGTGCTTTCTGGCATCATCTTGGCCATCGATTTGTTCGTCCTGGTATTAGATATCGTGCGACGTGTCAGGATATCACTGGACCGCAAGGTGACCATTTGGAATATGATGCTCAACTTGTGCTTTGTTGTTTACGTACAGGCAATCCTCAACAATCAGGACTACTTTTAG
- the LOC6618013 gene encoding uncharacterized protein LOC6618013 gives MKIFEEIGNQFCRVVRNNLNIPLSVCETRSVWKFSSSHEAMVFFCTLGFGILGVILHFIDFMNLFFGAMRLGPIRILTNKNFLMLTAWLLVIYAMVFIKPCFIYPFLVLSGIILAIDLFVLVLDIVRRVRISLDRKVTIWNMMLNLCFVVYVQAILNNQDYF, from the exons ATGAAAATCTTCGAAGAGATCGGTAATCAGTTTTGCCGCGTTGTGCGCAACAACCTAAATATACCCCTATCAGTTTGCGAAACACGCTCCGTTTGGAAATTCTCGAGCAGTCACGAGGCAATGGTATTCTTCTGTACCCTCGGCTTCGGTATCCTTGGCGTG atattacattttattgatttcatGAACCTTTTCTTCGGAGCAATGCGTTTGGGGCCAATCAGAATcttgacaaacaaaaactttttaatgctGACAGCGTGGTTATTAGTGATATACGCCATGGTATTT ATCAAGCCGTGTTTCATATATCCCTTTCTTGTGCTTTCTGGCATCATCTTGGCCATCGATTTGTTCGTCCTGGTATTAGATATCGTGCGACGTGTCAGGATATCACTGGACCGCAAGGTGACCATTTGGAATATGATGCTCAACTTGTGCTTTGTTGTTTACGTACAGGCAATCCTCAACAATCAGGACTACTTTTAG